The following nucleotide sequence is from Zea mays cultivar B73 chromosome 1, Zm-B73-REFERENCE-NAM-5.0, whole genome shotgun sequence.
taaattacctatgtttttcaaccacaaccctcagcctgttattttatgcatgatatgattttgagacaagttattatggccacccagccgcttgcctcaatcaatccctgatatatttgttacaaatgatttcaggaaaggtgtgagttttcaaaagaaaatgcttttcaaaatgtgtatgatgaagggttttcacccttatcacctttgagtagggatgatcagggactccctggtttaggggagggcctaaggtgatggctcagctggtttaggcatgagcagaaggattgtcccctcatataagaaccggtttgtcatccttcactacctgtactcatgataagtacaaccactcgagactgtgtgggtagtcactcaatctgaactcgtacggtccaaccctagggttatgaaggctggggagcaccgggaggataaggagggggaatgttttgtccggtttggacatggcggtggcctgactccttccggtataactgttaaggtcaggacgtgcgaggaaagaaagagattcggcattcgggtctcacgacggtgagatcacagaaaccggactagtgggtaaagtgtacacctctgcgcagagtttgaaaacctattcgaatagtccgtgtccacaggaatggacgagcctggtatggtatggcaattaatgttttgttttcaaaaaagggtgcgtttgagaaaaatggtttttaaaaggtccgacagttgagccgtgagctatggtggacgggaagtccagtagctgtttttgaaaatgaaaaccagtgggaaactgctgagatacctggatggtttagtccaggggattttgttttatattgaaaaacttcctgctcctttgggagaggatgcgctttgcaaaatacaaaatgttttacaaaacaaccctgcataaaatattgttgtttctgcaaaatatcctgagctccagatattccatgcattatatctgatttccccattccgtgggtgaaggtgggctgctgagtacgtttgtactcacccttgcttatttgttgtttttcagaaaaaggagattgggtaagagttacgactgttcccaaccttgcttgtggctgttggaccgctgatttgcttcactgcgtatatcgggctgcttcagccccactctgatgatatgtcccgagttgtggaccaactcttaaagttgttcaccacctttataggtttgtcgtttaagcagatctgtaatcatctgatgtataaatgtgtttactagcctcctgggactagtaattgtatcacatttgagtcccagaggattggggcgcttcacctaaccatgtctataaactctctaaggcactttatgggctcaagcaagccccaagagcatggtatgaatgcctaagagatttccttatcactaatggcttcaaagtcggcaaagccgatcctacactctttactaaaactattgcaaatgatttgtttgtatgccaaatttatgttgatgatatcacatttgggtctactaacaaatctacatgtgaagagtttagtaggataatgattcaaaaattcgagatgtctatgatgggggagttgaagtatttcctaggatttgaagtgaagcaactccaagagggcaccttcatcagctaaactaagtacattcaagacatactcaccaagtttggaatgaaggatgctaagcccatcaagacacccatgggaaccaatgggcatctcgacctcgacacaggaggtaaatccgtagatcaaaaggtataccggtcgatgataggatctttactctatttatgtgcatctcgaccggatattatgctttccgtatgcatgtgtgcaagattccaagctgatcctaaggaagttcaccttagggccgtaaaacgaatcttaagatatttagttcaaacacctaagtttggtctttggtaccccaagggatccacttttgatttaataggttattcagatgctgattgggtagggtgtaaaattgataggaagagcacatcagggacttgccagttcttggaaagatccctggtgtcttgggctttaaagaaacaaaatttagtagctctttctaccgccgaagtcgagtacattaccgtaggccattgttgcacgcaattgctttggatgaggcaaacccttagggactatggctacaaattaaccaaagtccctctcttatgtgataatgagagtgaattcgcatggcggataatcccgttgagcacagccgcactaagcacatagccattcggtatcactttctgagggatcaccaacaaaggggggatatcgagattgcttatgttagcaccaaagaacaattagccgatatctttaccaaaccactagatgagaaaacttttaccaaacttaggcatgagctaaacattcttgattctagaaacttttattgatactttgcacacatagctcatttatgtatctttgatcatctctctttcatttgctatgactaatgtggttttcaagtgtatttcatgctaagtcatagattgaaagggaaatggagtcttcgacgaagacaaggcttccactccacccaatcgtattatttacccttcgccgtcactccacatcgctctccactttggtataatccttcactcatatattatttgccaaagggggagaaagtttgcaaagggctctaaagactccgtttttggcgattaatgccaaagggggagagagtattagcccaaagcaaaaggatcgcacgaccacgccaatttcaaaaaatttcgaaacaAGTCTAAGTTTTAAatgttgttttcaattggtatctttgaaattattattcctctaagaaattctatctcatttgATATCTATATCTTAAGGAGGAGTttctcaaaattggtatctaaaatatttgatcctcTTTCAATttgaaaaaccctcttgaacactaaggggagaatttcttcaagggggagttttgtttagtcatagggaaagcatttgaaacagggggagaaaatttcaaatcttaaaaatgcttctctaaatcttatttatatacctttgactatttgcaaaaagactttgaaaaagaatttccaaaacatttgcaaaaacaaaacaagtggtgcaagtatggtccaaaatgtaaaaatgaagaaagcaatccatgcatatcttatgaaaatataaattggtttaattccaagcaacctttgcacttaccttatgcaaactagttcaattctacacttatatatttgctttggtttgtgttggcatcaatcaccaaaaagggggagattgaaagggaaatagggtcaaaccttttcctaaatgattttggtggatgaattgcccaacacaaataattggactaactagtttgctctagattatatgttctacaggtgctaaaggttcaacacaaaccaatataaagtccaagaaagggttcaaatagaaaggagcaaaaccaaccgaaggctgccctggtctggcgcaccggactgtccggtgcaccaccgaacagtgtccggtgcaccagggagaataactctgaactgctcagcttcgggtttctggaaatgccactccgctataattcaccggactgtccggtgtggcaccggactgtctggtgtgccatgcggagcaacggctaacgacggcgacggtcgtctgcaaaagtgaacagtgcgtgaacagtgcgcggacagcacgcgcagagtcagagcaggcgcgagaaggcacaccggacagtgagcagggactgcccggtgcaccaccggactgtccgttggccccacttgtcagagctccaacagtcgaaccctaacggttgggtgacgtggctggcacaccggactgtccggtgcgcccatcgacagcagcccctcccaacggccactttcgtggttggagctataaatacccccaaccaccacacttcaaggcatccaagttttcagccaacacattcaatacaagagctagtgcattcaatacaagacacaattagattgaatcaaagcatctacaagtcccaattccactcaaagcaattagtgactagaagagagagttttgcccgtgttctttgagctcttgcgcttggatcacttttcttcttcccatttcttgttcttaagtcatttgtaatcaaagcaagagacaccaattgtgtggtggtccttgtggggactaagtgtcccaattgattgaggagaaaagctcactcggtctaagtgaccgtttgagagagggaaagggttgaaagagacccggtctttgtgaccacctcaacggggagtaggtttgcaagaaccgaacctcggtaaaacaaatcactgtgtcacactcttcatttgcttgtgatttgttttcgccctctctctctcgaactcgactttaattctaacgctaaccctggcttgtagttgtgcttaaagtttataaattttagatttgcctattcacccccctctaggcgactttcaattggtattagagcctaaccgctcgaagtgatgtcgggagctcacgccaagaaggagatggtgaccggtgagaagcccgccacaagccacgggaaagctccatcgggggagtccggcaacaagaagaaggaggaatcacctcctcgcgtcaagtcgcaccggagtggcaacaaaaagaagaaaatgaagaaagtggtctattacgagaccgattcttcgtcgtcttccacctccggctctgacacgccgtccgtcacttctaagcgccatgagcgcaagaagttttgtaacactacaccaaaatagtaaacttcctagagcctaaaccctaggaagttaggcctaaactctaggaagttagcgaaactctcggaagttaagccatcccgtcggaagtttggctctcgaattttttttgtcggaagttagcttaacttcctagagggctctaggaagttagctaacttcctacggcttaataagcctctcggaagttagtagattctcggaagttagtagtttCACGCTGTCAGCGCCttcagctgactaacttcctacgagtaacttcctacggcttactgtagcccctaggaagttagctggctaattTCCTATGACTTACTGTAGCCCTTAGGAAGttagctgactaacttcctacgacttattgtagcccctaggaagttagctggctaacttcctacggcttactgtagcccctaggaagttaataagcctctaggaagttaatttgaccagcattacaaatgttgtttatattttacaccacattccacaacataacaaatatatcaacagctatatagcacaacatattttcgcataaaacatctcacacacaatcacataacaatattcaaatccatagtctcatcaattacatcacaaaagtctcatccatagtctcatcaattacatcacaaaagtctcatccatagtcataataagacacatctcatcatccagtactaataagagacaatatctcatacatagtcataataaaagtctcaagtatcagaacgcaataacatggaagctcacggtcgccgatcaccatcgggttacagtgaagagtgatggtcgatacctccaCTATTGAAGAGGGTTTCGACAAAGTCTAACCTGTCCTCTTGTTCATGCGTCGGCAAGGTAGCTAGAGGggtctaatatacatgtacaaatgacatttgctgagttacatcataatataactaacaaCAAGTAAATGATGATGAATATGCATACCTGATGTTCGATAGATGGAGATGTAGGTATAGGTGGAGGTGAAGACCAAGGATAATGAACGGGAGGTGGTGGGGGGCACCGGGACGTGTATCCCTTGGGCctgtgctagttgctacaaatttgtcgaactcattcacatcagcgttttcaatcaatacatatcttaaagtgaaagttattatcttttgaacttacttgtatgaGTGTTTGTTGTTGCTGAATCTGTGTAGCATAATATTCATGTTGCGTAGCTTGTTGCTTCAAGTAATCCTGATGTCGCCTAAGTTCTTCTCGCAGTTGCTCCACTTCTGCTGGATCTTGAGTGGAGCAACGGGAGCTATGAGCAGCAGACCTCGATGAACCTCCACACTGAACCCTCacctggctcgagtcgatgacgttagcaaacattgtgtacctacaaaacaagtaacaTCACGACAGGATTAAGAATACATGTATTGCACTCAACCAATGAAACAATATAAGATATGTAGAGTCCTCACCTTCCATGAGCTTTTCCACCACTTGCATACACAGCCTGAGGATCAATAGGTGAGGTCCTCCAGTCATAGTCTAGTCTGTGCTGACTAGACATCGCCTCGCCATATGCAAcctcatacaaaagaacaatgcaatcttacatacaaaaatccatataaacaaATATTTGTTACCTCATTCCTCTGAACGCCAACTGTCTGACCCTGCAACTCTGGAACATGCTCCAGCAAAGCTCTACACCTACTCGAGCTGGAACTAGTGCCCTTAAACACTAAGTCCTCCTTTCTCATAACATAGGATGCTCTCTTCGCAAGTCCCTTAGTGAACTGCTTCACCTTTTTAGACATCCTGTTATTAGAACAAAATCACATTAGTAAATGAGGATAATGTAAATGAACATAAAGTAAATGAACATAATGtattgaaaacaataataaatacATAATTACTTTTTAGTCGTATTCGAAATCAGGATCAAATTGTTTCCTTCGATTCGATGTTTTCTTCCTTGACTTCCGTTTCCTTTTGTTAGGACTTACTACATCTTCCGAATCTCCCTTGATTAGGATCAAACCAATCACATTTGAAAAACACCACCTTAAGATTTTTGCTACCAGCAAAGTTGTACTCGAGTATGTCATTAATAACTCCATAATAATTCATCTCTCTTCCACGATCATCGACTGCCCTGCATACAACTCCAGTATTACTCTGCTACTCTTTTTTTTGTTCATGTCATTTTCGGCCATTGGTATGTATATATAAAAACCATGCAGGTGGTTGGTATGTATATATAAAAACTATGCTGCCACCTGCATAGCGTGAGCTGAAAGGCTTTAAACTAAGTATTGATTCCgagcaaaaaagaaaagaaaaaagataaagaAAGTTGTGTGTGCACGGCAAACAACCGCATTCATAGACTACACAGATATACAACTGATTAGTACTAGTGGGCAGCAGAACAGAATCAGTGCCTACAATTATCAAACCAGCCGTCAACAACGCTTCCTCCCTCCCCGGCGTGTGGCCTCATATGCTTCGCGATTTCAGTCACGCCGCATCATTGCAGTGATCCTCGCACTCATTCCTCCCCCCTGGGTGCAGCCTGCCTGACGATCAGCATGGGCGATGCCTGAGGATGAACGAACTGGTAGTACACAACAGTTGCAGGAGCGAGTTGCCCTTTGCCTGCCTCTGCGTAACGATCGACATGGGCGATGATGCCTCGCAAGTTGCTTCCTCACTCCCCTACTACATGGCCACCGAGACTGGATTAAAATAGCATGCTCGCGTCTCACGCAGAGCCTTGTCGTTCCATGCCAATTATTGCAGTGCTCTGCATGCAAGCGAGACAGCTGCCGAGACTGGGACAGCGCAGCGCAGCGAAGCTTGTTCGGAGCATCGCCTAGTGTGTTTGCTTGCGTTGCGACCTAGCTGATTTTGGTGCAGAAGGTTCTGCTGCTTTTGTAGCCACTTGCCCACAACGCGCACTAGTACGCTGGGATTATACAACTCAAgttagttcaattcatgcttcaccaaggggaggagccacaagctatgtacaaccggctcaaaaccttggtgaaccaagtgcgcaacctcgggagcacaaaatgggatgaccatgaaatggtcaaggttattcttagatcactcgtttttcttaatccgactcaagttcaattaattcgtggtgatcctaggtataagctaatgtctcttgaggaagttataggaaagtttgtgagctttgaattgatgatcaaaggctccaaacaaatcatcgagcgaggcaccacctccacacccaaggtgcaacccgttgccttcaaagcaatagaggagaagaaagaagagtctacatcaggtaggctccccatcgacgcctccaagctcgataatgaggagatggcgctcatcatcaaaagtttctgccaaatcctcaagcaaataaggggggaaggactacaagccctgctccaagaaagtttgctacaagtgtggtaagcccggtcattttattgctaaatgtctattatcaagtgatagtgacaagggcgacgacaagaggaaaaaaggagaagaagaagaggtactacaagaagaagggcggcgatgcccacgtttgtcgggagtgggactccgatgagagctccaccgactcctcctccgatgaggacgccacaaacatcgccgtcaacaaaggtctcctcttccccaacgtcggccacaagtgcctcatggcaaaggacggcaaaaagaaggtaaaatctagagcctccactaaatatgcaacatctagtgatgaggaaaactctagtgatgatgaagataatttgcttgctctttttgccaacctaaacatgcaataaaaagaaaaattaaatgaattgataggtgctattcatgagaaggatgaactcttggatagccaagaggacttcattattaaggaaaataagaagcatgttaaggttaaaaacgcttatgctcaggaagtagaggtgtgaaaaattgactagtgagctaagcacttgccatgatattatctcaaaccttagaaatgaaaatgcaaaattaattgctaaggttgagaagttagatgtttgtgatgattcaactgTTAGTCTTAGatcaatgataatgctagtttgattactaagattgacaagttgaatgcatcaccctctagccttaaaattgagaatgaaaaattaattgctaaggctaaagatttaaatgtttgcaatatttctatttccaatcttaagaatgaaaatgctattttacatgctaagactgatgaattaaatgcttgcaaaccctctacatctactattagtcatatctctatttgcactagatgtagagatgttaatgttgatgctatccatgatcacattgctatgattaaacaacaaaatgatcatatagcaaaattagatgttaaaattgtcgagcatgaattagagaatgaaaaatttaaatttgctcgtagtatgctttatagtgggagacgccctggtattaaggatgaaattggcttccaacagggaggcaatgtcaagctcaatgcccctaaaagattgtctaattttgttaagggcaaggctcccatgcctcaggataacgagggctatatattatatcctgctggttatcctgaggataagattaggagaattcatgctaagaagactcattctgtttctcaccatgctttatttataagaatgaggcttctagctctaggcattctacccatgttaaaatgcctaaaaagaaatctcctattgcatcaaatgatcataacatttcatttaagacttttgatgcttcatatgttttaaataacaaatcaggcaaagtagttgtcaaatatgttggggccaaacacaagggctcaaagacttgtgtttgggtacccaagg
It contains:
- the LOC103634511 gene encoding uncharacterized protein, whose translation is MSSQHRLDYDWRTSPIDPQAVYASGGKAHGRYTMFANVIDSSQVRVQCGGSSRSAAHSSRCSTQDPAEVEQLREELRRHQDYLKQQATQHEYYATQIQQQQTLIQQLAQAQGIHVPVPPTTSRSLSLVFTSTYTYISIYRTSGMHIHHHLLVVSYIMM